A region from the Kribbella shirazensis genome encodes:
- a CDS encoding RNA polymerase sigma factor yields MSDSSSPADDLATLAEQAQAGDKNAMDDLLRQVYPRVLRICRSVLPYSADAEDAAQEALLNIATKINTYSGRSSFSTWVHSVAANSARSTYRKLKRSAQAAHNPDQMEKPDPRTTSVIAGTRLDLLEALETLERDRPQMVTPLVLRDVYGLSYEEIAKEVGAPLGTVKSRIHDAREVVRPLLRPKD; encoded by the coding sequence ATGAGCGATAGCAGCAGCCCGGCCGACGACCTTGCCACCCTCGCGGAGCAGGCGCAGGCGGGCGACAAGAACGCGATGGACGACCTGCTGCGGCAGGTGTATCCGCGCGTGCTGCGGATCTGTCGCAGCGTCCTGCCGTACTCCGCGGACGCGGAGGACGCCGCTCAGGAGGCGCTGCTGAACATCGCCACCAAGATCAACACGTACTCCGGCCGCAGCAGCTTCTCCACCTGGGTCCACTCCGTCGCCGCCAACTCCGCCCGCTCGACGTACCGCAAGCTGAAGCGCTCGGCCCAGGCCGCGCACAACCCCGACCAGATGGAGAAGCCCGACCCGCGCACCACCAGCGTGATCGCCGGCACCCGCCTGGACCTGCTGGAGGCGCTGGAGACGCTGGAGCGCGACCGCCCGCAGATGGTCACTCCGCTGGTACTGCGGGACGTCTACGGCCTGTCCTACGAGGAGATCGCCAAAGAGGTCGGCGCTCCACTCGGCACCGTCAAATCCCGCATCCACGACGCCCGCGAGGTCGTCCGCCCCCTCCTCCGCCCGAAAGACTGA
- the dhaK gene encoding dihydroxyacetone kinase subunit DhaK, producing the protein MKKLINDPGDVVSEALRGMAAAHPDRLRVDLENRIVYRKDAPRPGKVGLISGGGSGHEPMHGGFVGLGMLDAACAGEVFTSPVPDQMMAATKAVDAGAGVLHIVKNYTGDVMNFEMAAELAAADAGTEVLSVVTNDDVAVQDSLYTAGRRGVGVTVLLEKIVGAAAEEGRPLQEVADLAKRVNENGRSMGMALTSCTVPAAGKPTFELAENEMEVGIGIHGEPGRQRLPLAPAREIAGMLVDPVVSDLPYQQGDAVIAFVNGMGGTPLIELYLMYNEVAQLLDRAGITVARSLVGNYITSLEMAGCSVTLLKVDDELVRLWDAPVNTPGLRWGA; encoded by the coding sequence ATGAAGAAGCTCATCAACGACCCTGGTGATGTTGTGAGTGAGGCGCTCCGCGGGATGGCGGCGGCGCATCCGGACCGGCTGCGGGTGGATCTGGAGAACCGGATCGTGTACCGCAAGGACGCTCCGAGACCCGGGAAGGTCGGACTGATCTCCGGCGGCGGATCGGGGCACGAGCCGATGCACGGCGGGTTCGTCGGGCTCGGGATGCTCGACGCGGCCTGCGCGGGTGAGGTGTTCACCTCCCCGGTGCCGGACCAGATGATGGCCGCGACCAAGGCGGTCGACGCCGGGGCCGGCGTCCTGCACATCGTGAAGAACTACACCGGCGACGTGATGAACTTCGAGATGGCCGCCGAACTGGCCGCCGCCGACGCCGGCACCGAGGTGCTGTCGGTGGTGACGAACGACGACGTCGCCGTCCAGGACAGCCTCTACACCGCCGGCCGCCGCGGTGTCGGCGTGACCGTGCTGCTGGAGAAGATCGTCGGCGCGGCCGCCGAGGAGGGCCGCCCGCTGCAGGAGGTCGCGGACCTGGCGAAGCGGGTCAACGAGAACGGCCGCAGCATGGGTATGGCGCTGACGTCGTGCACGGTGCCGGCCGCGGGCAAGCCGACGTTCGAGCTGGCCGAGAACGAGATGGAGGTCGGCATCGGCATCCACGGCGAGCCCGGCCGGCAACGGTTGCCGCTGGCCCCGGCGCGAGAGATCGCCGGGATGCTCGTCGACCCGGTGGTGTCCGATCTTCCTTACCAGCAAGGCGATGCGGTGATCGCGTTCGTCAACGGTATGGGCGGTACGCCGCTGATCGAGCTGTACCTGATGTACAACGAGGTCGCCCAGCTCCTCGACCGCGCCGGAATCACTGTCGCGCGTTCACTGGTCGGCAACTACATCACGTCGCTCGAGATGGCCGGCTGCTCGGTCACCCTGCTGAAGGTGGACGACGAACTGGTACGTCTCTGGGACGCCCCGGTGAACACCCCCGGCCTACGCTGGGGTGCGTGA
- a CDS encoding RNA polymerase sigma factor: MEARTGPVSEGVVHDPPPDARRERFEQVFAAHRSAVLGYLRRRTDSGHDAADLLADTFLVAWRRLDDIPLDPQTRPWLYGVARRALANHRRGEGRRHALATKLVIELSDSTPDVQPQLDDTPAARAFRALPEQDRELLSLVAWEDLDTAQIATVLGISRNAVRIRLHRARKRFAKLITAPLANRSVVALTEEVSHEDA; this comes from the coding sequence ATGGAGGCTCGCACCGGGCCGGTGAGTGAGGGAGTCGTGCACGACCCGCCACCAGATGCACGCCGGGAGCGGTTCGAACAGGTCTTCGCGGCGCACCGGTCGGCCGTGCTCGGGTACCTGCGCCGCCGGACCGACAGCGGCCACGACGCCGCGGACCTGCTCGCCGACACGTTCCTGGTGGCCTGGCGCCGACTGGACGACATACCGCTCGACCCACAGACCAGACCATGGCTGTACGGCGTTGCGCGCCGGGCCCTGGCCAACCACCGCCGCGGTGAGGGTCGCCGGCACGCTCTGGCGACCAAGCTCGTCATCGAGCTCAGCGACAGCACACCGGACGTGCAGCCGCAGCTGGACGACACACCCGCGGCACGTGCGTTCCGCGCGCTGCCGGAGCAGGACCGGGAGCTGCTGTCCCTGGTCGCCTGGGAGGATCTCGACACCGCCCAGATCGCGACCGTGCTCGGCATCTCGCGCAACGCCGTACGGATCAGGCTGCACCGCGCCCGGAAGCGGTTCGCCAAGTTGATCACCGCCCCGCTCGCGAACCGCTCCGTGGTCGCCCTGACAGAAGAGGTCTCCCATGAAGACGCCTGA
- a CDS encoding GNAT family N-acetyltransferase translates to MEAVLRLAVMADGPAVAELARASVEVLFPAYYDAEQTASAAKHITTLDTALIDDGTYYVLEADGEVVACGGWSRRNKLFNASTAGADERLLDPATEPARIRAMFVRADWTRRGLGRAILTACTEAARAEGFTRLALMATLPGVPLYKAFGFTEVEPAQLPMPDGTLLDGVAMERPIEERA, encoded by the coding sequence GTGGAGGCTGTGTTGCGGTTGGCTGTGATGGCGGACGGGCCTGCGGTGGCCGAGTTGGCCCGGGCATCGGTGGAGGTGCTGTTTCCGGCGTACTACGACGCGGAACAGACTGCCAGCGCTGCGAAGCACATCACCACGCTGGACACCGCTCTGATCGACGACGGCACCTACTACGTGCTGGAGGCGGACGGGGAGGTCGTCGCCTGCGGTGGGTGGAGCCGGCGGAACAAGCTGTTCAACGCGAGTACGGCGGGCGCTGACGAGCGGCTCCTGGACCCGGCCACCGAGCCGGCGCGGATCCGCGCGATGTTCGTCCGGGCGGACTGGACCCGGCGTGGACTCGGGCGGGCGATCCTGACCGCGTGTACCGAGGCCGCCCGCGCGGAGGGGTTCACCCGGCTCGCACTGATGGCGACGCTGCCCGGCGTGCCGCTCTACAAGGCCTTCGGCTTCACCGAGGTGGAGCCCGCCCAGCTACCGATGCCCGACGGCACCCTGCTCGACGGCGTCGCGATGGAACGACCGATAGAGGAGAGGGCATGA
- the dhaL gene encoding dihydroxyacetone kinase subunit DhaL: MGVDSFVNWLRDTAGSLHENAAYLTELDSAIGDADHGANMDRGFQAVVGLLDETTFDSADDLLKKAGMTLVSKVGGASGPLYGTFFLRFGTALAGADLTPETLGKALHAGVEGVLARGKAELGDKTMYDAWAPALDAYDAAVADGADLGTALGAAAEAAAKGRDATIPLVARKGRASYLGDRSAGHQDPGATSTTLILESAARTLP; this comes from the coding sequence ATGGGAGTCGATTCCTTCGTCAACTGGCTGCGTGACACCGCCGGCTCGCTGCACGAGAACGCGGCGTACCTGACCGAGCTGGACTCGGCGATCGGCGACGCCGATCACGGCGCGAACATGGATCGCGGGTTCCAGGCGGTCGTCGGGCTGCTGGACGAGACGACGTTCGACAGCGCCGACGACCTGCTGAAGAAGGCCGGGATGACGCTGGTCAGCAAGGTCGGCGGGGCGAGCGGGCCGTTGTACGGGACGTTCTTCCTGCGGTTCGGCACCGCGCTGGCGGGGGCCGACCTGACGCCCGAGACGCTCGGTAAGGCGCTGCACGCCGGGGTCGAGGGAGTCCTTGCCCGCGGCAAGGCCGAGCTCGGCGACAAGACGATGTACGACGCCTGGGCACCAGCCCTCGACGCGTACGACGCCGCGGTCGCGGACGGGGCCGATCTCGGTACAGCGCTCGGCGCGGCGGCGGAGGCCGCCGCGAAGGGACGGGACGCGACGATCCCGCTGGTCGCGCGGAAGGGCCGCGCGAGCTACCTGGGTGACCGCAGCGCCGGGCATCAGGACCCCGGCGCGACCAGTACGACGCTGATCCTGGAGTCGGCGGCCCGAACTCTCCCATGA
- the ptsP gene encoding phosphoenolpyruvate--protein phosphotransferase: protein MVVGNEHGLHARPAARLVGLVNGFDATVTLTDLDTGRGPVDAGSLSMVATLNAQQGHRLRVGASGPQAAEALAAIEKLAAENFGDEPVEKAAPAPGGSGLDVAIGPAVLAGDAVDLSEYVASDNELGRLDDALRAAGDELRVLRDGSAEHGGIFEAHLAMVGDRKLLEEVRAAISAGTPAPAAWREAYDALATTFEALDDAYQRERAQDVRAVRDRVLRQLTGTSATETPVDGILVVPELDAATAATLDATRVAGIAVRAAGTTGHGVIVARSRGIPLITGIGDVEVPAGTTVAFDARTGSFEIAPDEQVVRATIAERVGERRRALEEAEQPATTRDGRTVDVLVNVGVVQDAVDARGADGSGLVRTEVLFGDRRTAPSVDEQVEAFRAIARALGNKPITIRTWDVGGDKPLAFLPQDKEANPFLGERGLRVFRRRPELLRDQLEAIRRTAAETPVHVMFPMVTTADEVAWALDALGPRHGLEVGIMVEVPAAALRVGTLAKDLDFVSIGTNDLTQYTTAADRTNAAVAPLADGLDPAVLQLIDHVVRNAGVRVAVCGDLASDPQAAVLLAALGVTELSAVGPQVPLVKARLRQADLGQVDTAAVLAARDADQVRGLL, encoded by the coding sequence GTGGTCGTGGGTAACGAGCACGGACTACACGCTCGGCCCGCTGCTCGGCTGGTGGGGTTGGTGAACGGGTTCGACGCCACGGTCACGCTCACCGATCTCGACACCGGCCGTGGACCGGTCGATGCGGGCAGCCTGAGCATGGTCGCGACGCTGAACGCCCAGCAGGGACACCGGTTGCGGGTGGGTGCGAGCGGTCCCCAGGCGGCTGAGGCGCTGGCGGCGATCGAAAAGCTGGCGGCCGAGAACTTCGGCGACGAGCCGGTGGAGAAGGCTGCTCCGGCGCCTGGCGGTTCCGGACTGGATGTCGCGATCGGACCGGCCGTACTGGCCGGGGATGCGGTGGACCTGAGCGAGTACGTTGCCAGCGACAACGAACTCGGACGGCTGGACGATGCGCTCCGGGCCGCGGGCGACGAGCTTCGGGTACTGCGGGACGGCAGCGCGGAGCACGGCGGGATCTTCGAGGCGCACCTCGCCATGGTCGGCGACCGGAAGCTGCTCGAGGAGGTCCGTGCCGCGATCTCGGCCGGGACGCCGGCGCCCGCTGCCTGGAGGGAGGCGTACGACGCCCTCGCCACAACCTTCGAGGCACTCGACGACGCCTACCAGCGCGAACGCGCCCAGGACGTCCGCGCGGTCCGCGACCGGGTCCTCCGTCAGTTGACCGGAACGTCGGCGACGGAAACGCCGGTCGACGGGATTCTCGTCGTACCCGAGCTGGATGCGGCCACCGCGGCCACCCTCGACGCGACGCGGGTCGCCGGGATCGCCGTACGGGCCGCCGGCACCACCGGACACGGCGTGATCGTGGCCCGGTCGCGGGGAATTCCGTTGATCACCGGGATCGGGGACGTCGAGGTGCCGGCGGGGACGACTGTCGCGTTCGATGCGCGGACGGGGTCGTTCGAGATCGCGCCGGACGAGCAGGTCGTGCGCGCGACGATCGCAGAGCGGGTCGGTGAGCGGCGCCGGGCGCTGGAGGAGGCGGAGCAGCCCGCGACCACCCGCGACGGCCGGACGGTCGACGTGCTGGTGAACGTGGGCGTCGTCCAGGATGCCGTGGACGCGCGGGGCGCGGACGGGTCCGGGCTGGTGCGGACCGAGGTGCTCTTCGGGGACCGGCGTACGGCGCCCTCCGTGGACGAGCAGGTCGAGGCGTTCCGGGCGATCGCGCGGGCCCTCGGCAACAAGCCGATCACGATCCGGACGTGGGACGTCGGCGGCGACAAGCCGCTCGCGTTCCTCCCGCAGGACAAGGAAGCGAACCCGTTCCTCGGCGAGCGCGGCCTGCGCGTCTTCCGCCGTCGTCCCGAGCTGCTCCGCGATCAGCTCGAGGCGATCCGGCGTACGGCGGCCGAGACGCCGGTGCACGTGATGTTCCCGATGGTGACGACCGCCGACGAGGTCGCGTGGGCGCTGGACGCGCTCGGCCCGCGGCACGGTCTCGAGGTCGGCATCATGGTGGAGGTCCCCGCCGCCGCACTCCGCGTCGGCACGCTCGCGAAGGACCTCGACTTCGTCAGCATCGGCACCAACGACCTCACGCAGTACACGACCGCCGCCGATCGCACCAACGCCGCGGTCGCCCCGCTCGCTGACGGTCTCGATCCCGCCGTACTGCAGCTGATCGACCATGTGGTGCGCAACGCCGGCGTACGCGTCGCCGTCTGCGGTGACCTGGCCAGCGACCCGCAGGCCGCCGTACTGCTGGCTGCTCTCGGTGTGACTGAGCTGAGTGCCGTCGGACCGCAGGTGCCGCTGGTCAAGGCCCGGCTGCGGCAGGCCGACCTCGGACAGGTCGACACTGCCGCAGTGCTAGCTGCTCGGGACGCGGATCAGGTGCGTGGCTTGCTGTAG